The genomic DNA CCTGCGCACTAAACCTGTGGACTCCATGCAAGAGGGTGCCGATGACCTCCATGGCACCAAGCTTGCCCGAGTGCTCACTACAGTGGATCTGGTGTCACTTGGGGTAGGCAGCTGCGTGGGAACTGGCATGTATGTGGTTGCTGGGCTCGTTGCTAAGGAAATGGCAGGACCTGGAGTGATCTTGTCCTTCATCATTGCAGCTATGGCATCCATTCTTTCAGGTGAGACTTTATGgacaattatttcatttattcatattttgaatgatagtttttttttttttgcgttttatatatatatatagctctggaaaaaatgaagagaccactgcaaaattatcagtttctctggatttactatttataagtatgtgtttgagtaaaatgaacatttctgttttattctgtgttGTACTGACAtttgctctctaccagtctttcacattgctgttgggtgactttatgccactcctggtgcaaaaattcaagcagctcggctttgtttgatggcttgtggccatccatcttcctcttgatcacattgcaggggttttcagtggggttcaggtctggagattagGCTGGCCTTGACATGATttacctggctgtgtggcatagAGCATTGCCCTACTGGAAAAAAAACTAtcttcagagttggggaacattgtcagagcaaaaGGAAGCAAGCTTTCTTCCAGGATAGCTGTGCatatggcttgattcatgcatcctggaagaaaacttgcttgaatttttgcaccaggagtggcacaaagtcacccaacagcagtGTGAAAAACTGGTATGACAAGACGcatctgtgattgaaaatcagggatattccaccaaatattgatttttgtACTCTtactaagttaaaacattagtattgtgttgtttaaaaatgaatatgaacttgttttctttgcattattcaagatctgaaaacactgcatcttttttgttattttgaccagttgtcattttctgaaaatacttgctctaaatgacaatatttttatttggaatttgggagaaattttgtcagtgctttatagaataaaacaacatttttaattttattcaaacacagtagtaaatccagagaaactgataattttgcagtgctctcttaatttttccagatctctctctctcactctctctctctctctctctctctctctctctctctctctctctctatatatatatatatatcagttctGGTGATCTAATATTTGTGTTTTAGGCCTCTCATCTTTGCAGTTTACTTTACAGTACATGATTTATGTTTTTCATATGTGCCCTGCACAATGTTAGATAAGCCCACCTGTCTGTGATTCAGGGCAGCTGTGCATTTCACTTTCGCTAAATCAAATTCTCCAAATGTAGGTCTACAAGGCTCACAAAAACACAGCAATAATAATTAATCAGCTAGCTTTTGACAGTTCTgacaaagtattttttaaatgtctcagaaAGTCAACCAGGGTTGGAGATAAGTCCATACCAACAGACCAAGACCAAACCCCAAGACATCAAGACATCAAGACATGTCAGTCCAAGAACCAGGCTGTCCATTTTAATTAACCTAAATTATCAAAGTTTCCaatttgtcttccaaaataaaaaataaaatccacaaaCATTATAGTAAAACTATCTTTTtacattggaaataataataaaaaactaaatatggtAAACCTGACTGTAAATTCATTttctaatgtaaataaaaatacaaaaaaacaaaacaaaagaagaatattaTACTCCCATTCAAGTTTGTAAAATCAGACTTCTTTACCCTTTGTGGAGTTATTAAAAGATACTGGAAATTGGCTGCAGTCTTGTCTAAAACTATAAACCGATACCCAGATCCAGACACAGGCCAAGaccatatttacagtatatggtcGTGAAAGGTCTCAAGACCACATTTATGTGATCAAGACCTGGAAGTAAATGGTCCAAAACAAAGAGACTGGCTTAAGTGTGTTTCTCCATTATTAACTTGTAAAACAGCTAATCTCAGTGATTTTCACACAGGGGTCTGCTATGCTGAGTTTGGCGTAAGAGTACCTAAGACGACAGGCTCCGCCTACACCTACAGTTATGTCACAGTGGGAGAATTTGTTGCCTTTTTCATTGGGTGGAATCTCATCCTGGAGTATCTGATTGGTACAGCAGCAGGAGCCAGTGCACTTAGCAGCATGTTTGACTCTTTAGCCAATCACACCATCAGCCGCTACATGATCAACCATCTTGGAACACTGAATGGTCTGGGTGGGTGTCTTTCATACCAATCAGATGCTTAACAAACAAATGGCAATGACAGAAAGGAATAAAAACACCATGTCTAAGCTCATAGAAATATATGTGTGAACGTAGTGTATATTACAGAGATTTCTCATGTAGTGGTCCCACAAAGTATTTACCTGTAACACAGAGGTTTAATTGTATtagatagcaaaaaaaaaaaaggggtgaAAAAATAAGGAAGTTTCTTTAAAGTAAAATGCAGTTTGGCTTGATATTTTGTCATCCAACGCAAtgatattgatacatttttagGGGTCACTTTCCAAATACTTCTGAGGCCACTGtatcttaaaggcatagttcaaccaaaaatgaaaattctctcataatttactcaccctaatgccatcccagatgtgtatgactttcttttttttctgctgaacacaaattaagattttcagaagaatatctcacttCTGTAGATCTCAActcatgcaagtgaatggtggccagaactttgaaagtccaaaaagaatataaaggccgcataaaagtaatccaaacaactcaAGTGGTTAACTCCTTACCTTCATAAATGATATGacgggtgtgggtgagaaacggataaatatttaagtccctttttactataaattctcccccaTGCTCAGTAGGTagtgatatgcataaagaatgggaatagccaaaaacaaaagaagaagaatgtgaaagtgaaagtggagatttgtggtaaaaaaaggacttaaatattgatctgtttctcacccacacctatcatgtcgcttcttaagatatagatttaaccactggagtcttatggattacttttattctgcctttatatgctttttggaccttcaaaattctggtcaacattcacttgctttgtatggacctacagagcggagataattttctaaaaagtcttcatttgtgttcagtataAGGAAGAAagacatgcacatctgggatggcatgagggtgagtaaatgataagagaatttttgtctttgggtaaactatccctttaagcaattaGAAAGAGGAGTTTcagtaatgtacagtatttaatCATGCTTCCCATACCAGGTAAAGGAGAGGAATCTTACCCAGACCTGCTGGCTCTGCTGATCGCCATGATGGTGACTGTAATTGTGGGTTTAGGAGTGAAAAACTCGCTGAGTTTTAATAATGTGCTGAATGTGGTCAACTTGGTTGTGTGGGTCTTTATGATGCTGGCCGGCCTTTTCTTCCTCTCTGGAACCAACTGGGAGGATGGAAGGTTTCTACCATATGGCTGGTCAGGGGTAAGAATGTTAATTATATGGTGTAAGACTTAATTACTATACTGTTCTGTTTTTTGAGTGGGATGtttagcaaaataaaaataaaaatgtaataatattatgTTTTCTGTAGGTCATGCAAGGAGCTGCAACCTGTTTCTACGCCTTCATTGGCTTTGACATTATCGCCACCACAGGTGAAGAGGCCAAGAGCCCCAACACTTCCATTCCATATGCAATAACAGCCTCTCTCATCACCTGTCTCACAGCATATGTCTCTGTGAGTAAATCGAATCTCATATCTGAACATCGAACTGTGAGCCACTACCTGGTGCTGTATTTCATATTGAATGTTTTGACCAATTGAAAACAGATGTTTGGGGTAGACATGTGAAAGGGCTTGTCCTTTTTTTTGAAAAGCCAATAGCCTTAATGTCAGAGCCCGGAAAAAGCACAATTCACTACCAGTTAACTAAGTGCTATTGCTGGTCGATTGCAGATGGCATTACCAAGAGGAAACACTCTCATCCTAGTGAGCATTTTATTgaacataaattaaaatgtgcctCTCTGTACAAAATGAGTCACAAGATTAGCTATTATTTACAGGACACTGCATAAGAATATACTGTggatccggaaagtattcacagcccttcactttttacacattttgttatgttacagccttattccaaaattgataaaattcattattttcctcaaaattctacaaacaataccccataatgacaacgtgaaagaagttcacatgtacagaagtattcacagcctttgctatgacactcaaaattgagctcaggtgcatcctgtttccactgattatccttgagatgtttctacaacttgattggggtccacctgtggtaaattcagttgactggacatgatttggaaaggcacacacctgtctatataaggtccaacagttaacagtgcatgtcagagcacaaaccaagccataaagtccaaggaattgtctgtagacctccgagacaggattgtatcaaggtacagatctggggaagggtacagaaaaattctgcagcaatgaaggtcccaatgagcgcAGAGGCccccatcatccgtaaatggaagtttggaatcaccaggactcttccaagagctggccgtccggccaaactgagcgatcgggggagaagggccttgaccgggaggtgaccaagaactcgatggtcacactgacagagctccagaatttctctgtggagagaggagaactttccagaagaacaaccatctctgcagcactctggtagagtggccagacagaagccactcctcagtaaaaggcacattacAGCCcgtccaaaaggcacctgaaggactctcagaccatgaggaacaaaattctctggtctgatgaaacaaagcttaacctgaatggcaagtgtcatgtctggaggaaaccaggtaccGCTCATCacttggccaataccatccctacagtgaagtgtggtggtggcagcatcatgctgtggggatgtttttcagcggcaggaactgggagactagtcaggatcgagggaaagatgaatgcagcaataggagtggctatgggacaactctgtgaatgtccttgaatggcccagccagagcccagacttgaacccgattgaacatctctggagagatctgaaaatggctgtgcaccgacgctcccataCAACCTGattgagcttgagaggtcctgcaaagaagaatgggagaaactgcccaaaaataggtgtgccaagcttgtagcatcatacacaaaaagacttgaggctgtaattgatgccaaaggtgcttcaacacaatattgagcaaaggctgtgaatacttatgtacatgtgattttttttcttttgcatgaGGGATGCACTACATGTGCTGTGACACATTAAAGGTGACAGATTGAATTAGTCATAGGACAGTTCTTCACATTGCAGCATACCTCAGTTATTAATGACTGTATGTTAGAATTGAATAAATCATCCTACAATAGCCACACTTATCAATTGGCATATCTGGATTGAGATTATTTTAGAAAGCAATTCCTTTTCAAACCAGAGCTaatcagcataaaccagcttggaccagcaagGAAATTCTACAAGGTAGTAatcattttaaacagtttttctaTATTTTAGGTGAGTGTGATTTTGACATTGATGGTGCCATACAACGTAATTGATGGAGATGCTCCGCTAATGGAGATGTTTGCAGTACATGGCTTTCTGGCAGGGAAGTATATTGTAGCCGTGGGAGCTGTTGCAGGACTCACAGTTAGCCTTCTGGGATCCCTGTTCCCCATGCCCAGAGTCATATATGCCATGGCAGGAGATGGTCTGCTCTTCAGGTAGATGTGTGGCAGTGCTTGGgtcaggggccgttcacaccataTGTGTATTTGCATGCGCCTGTgcagtttttcaattgttttcctatgaaAACTGGTTCTAGACgaacgtctttgaccattgcaccgCTTCTGTTTTTTTCATCAACTTGCTCGAAGGTGACAAATTTTTTGGACTCTAGAActttaaatggtaaaaaaaaattgcgTTCAATTGAAACAATCCGATTGCATTCGTGGCAATCCGACAAGCTTTTTTTAGCACAAAGTCTGAAAGGCCTCTAAATGGTTAAAAAAGTGTAATCCTCTACAAATTTAGATAAATAATTAGTAATCTGTAATcagactttactgattacttcataaCTCagtactttacttttaagttacttctAAAACTCCTACTAAAAGTTATCTTCTATTGCAAACTTTTGCAGCTATATCATATTTGAAATGCTAGCTAATATAATGCTAATGTTAGCTAATATAATTagattaattaaacaaatttcTTTCTAGTCATGTTATACCAAACACTGGTGTGTGGGTTCCTTTTTGTCCTGCGTGTAATACTGGTATGTCCACATTAATTTCATCCCTTATAAAGTCTATTTATGTGTATTCCAGGTTCCTGTCCTTTGTGAGTCCCCAGACAGAGACCCCCGTGGTGGCCTGTGCTGTATCAGGGTCTCTGGCTGCTCTGTTGGCTCTCCTGGTTAGTCTGAGGGACCTGATTGAGATGATGTCCATCGGCACACTTCTGGCCTACACGCTGGTCTCGGTCTGCGTGTTGCTTTTACGATATCAGCCTGATAGAGATGGCTTCACCAGCTTCCTAactgaggaggaagaggaagaaagaaagaggaaggagGAAATGATGGAAGCTAGTGAGAAAAACATGCACTCACCCATGAACGATGGTGGGGAACAGTATGGTGACCTCCCCTCAATGGGAGATGATGAAACACTGATTGGAAAGTCAGACTCTGGGGGCTATCAATCAGAGAGCTCTGGTTATGGTGTTGGAGAGGACGGTATAGAGGTAGATGACTCTGATGGTGCCCTGACGAGCCTCTTGAAACGTGCTTTGGGATTGCACTATTACACTCTACGAATGCGCTTGGGCCTGCCGAACTCAGGCGATAAGCCCACGCCTGCAACAGGACGCACTGTcacttcctgtgtcctccttttctttatcctGACCTTCTTTCTCTGGACTCTAGTCATCTATGGTTCCGATCAGGTTTCAGGAGGAGCCCGCTGGGCTATTATGCCTTTTATACTGATTGTAATTGTCCTCCTGTTTACGCTGGTTGTCATTATTCTTCGGCAGCCGGAGAACCCTACAAAGCTGCCATACATGGCACCTTGTGTTCCCTATGTGCCCATAGCTGCAATACTGGTGAATATTTACCTCATGCTAAAACTGTCCAGCATCACCTGGGTGCGCTTTGTAGTATGGTGTTCACTAGGTAGGCCACATCTCCTCTTATATAGaaaacaaaacactaaatatGTTCCTGTAATGCATCAGCTGTATGTCCTGAAACATATTCTGCACAAGTGCAAATGCTTCTAACTCCGTAAACTCGATTGTAAGTGTTTCTAATATTCTCAAATTTAACCTAAATTCTGCTACggtcagttttcagtttcaggtgAACTTTCAGGGCATGGCGAGGCAACAATTTGaagttagttaaagggatagttcattcaaaaatgtaattattttacaatttactcaccctcatgctattcctgatgtgtatgactttctttcttctgctgaacacaaacaatgattaaaaaataaataaatctctgctctgtaggtccatacaatgcaagagaatggtggacTTTGAAGagccaaaaagtacataaaggcagcataaaagtaatccataagactccagtagataaatccacatcttcagaagcgatttgatgtaggtgataaacaaataaattgttatgtctttttactataaattgtcctccttgcccagtaggtgacaatatgcatgaagaatgcaaattgccaaaagaagaaaaatgtgaaagttaaagtggggaTTGATCGATAAAAAAGacttatctcttctgaagatatggatttaaccactggagtatggattacttttatgttgcctttatatacttttttgagcttcaacattttggaacCAGTTCACTTGCAGtctattgacctacagagctgcgataCTTTTACAAAATTTGTGTttagcataagaaagaaagtcatacaaatctgagatggcatgaaggtgagtaaatgatgagagaattttcatttttggataaactatccctttaaactataTAGTTAGCTTCCTGAATAATAACATCTGGTGTAGTAGTAGACTTTTGACATTATAGCCTATTTGATTACTGACATTTGCTAACGGCATGGTAAAAAGGCACATTGAGGAAGTACGACGGGCCAAGCACTTGTGTACGCATTTGCGTACTTGTGTAGAGTGGGTTTCTGGCCTTACAGGTATAATTAATCCaaacattctgtcatttactcaccctcatgttgttctaaacccatgtgACTTACGCTGTCCACAATAATACTTTTTcagttgaaaaaacaaacaaaacaaaaaacacattgatttagctacatttattacattttgctcTCATCCACtcaattttaaaaacaatggCGTTTGGAAAACGCTTTggaaattttaaacaaaaacagattagtgtggatgagaTCTCTTGGTGTGTTCACATCATGTTGGAATTAACGGAATTACAAGATTCCAAATTGTAAAAACCGCTCACATCTTCATAGAACTActaattacaagttgtaaacttGGAATACTATGAAAACTCTGACTTGACAGTTGCGATGTCATGtaaaatgaccaaaatggcaTCAGCCTCAACAGTTTAAGGtagtgtaaatatacagtatttctgttttatataacattttattatagcCACTCTTACCTGGTACGCTTTGTTGTTAACCATTTTGCAGGAACATAAATTAATAATTGAATGTAGTGATTAATTATTTTGCTGTAATCAACTAGAAAGCCACACATAGATCAATTTTGGCATTATGAGTGTTACCATAGAAACTAATAAATTCAGAGGACTGAACAACTCTGAATAGAATCTCGGAGATGTCATGTCGTAATTACAGTAACTCTGACATGATGTGAATGTATCATTACTTTCGTCCATCGATTCcaaaagatgttaagcagaatgttagcctcagttaccattcactttcattgtatggaaaaaagatgcaatgaaagtgaatggtgactgagattaataTATTGCCTTggtatctaattttgtgttcctcagaagaaagaaaaacacactgGATGGGAACAGCATGCGgctgagtgaatgatgacagaatgtataTTTTGGAGATAACTATG from Xyrauchen texanus isolate HMW12.3.18 chromosome 41, RBS_HiC_50CHRs, whole genome shotgun sequence includes the following:
- the slc7a14b gene encoding probable cationic amino acid transporter, yielding MSAVFAKLDPRRIEWESYWYGLHSRILRTKPVDSMQEGADDLHGTKLARVLTTVDLVSLGVGSCVGTGMYVVAGLVAKEMAGPGVILSFIIAAMASILSGVCYAEFGVRVPKTTGSAYTYSYVTVGEFVAFFIGWNLILEYLIGTAAGASALSSMFDSLANHTISRYMINHLGTLNGLGKGEESYPDLLALLIAMMVTVIVGLGVKNSLSFNNVLNVVNLVVWVFMMLAGLFFLSGTNWEDGRFLPYGWSGVMQGAATCFYAFIGFDIIATTGEEAKSPNTSIPYAITASLITCLTAYVSVSVILTLMVPYNVIDGDAPLMEMFAVHGFLAGKYIVAVGAVAGLTVSLLGSLFPMPRVIYAMAGDGLLFRFLSFVSPQTETPVVACAVSGSLAALLALLVSLRDLIEMMSIGTLLAYTLVSVCVLLLRYQPDRDGFTSFLTEEEEEERKRKEEMMEASEKNMHSPMNDGGEQYGDLPSMGDDETLIGKSDSGGYQSESSGYGVGEDGIEVDDSDGALTSLLKRALGLHYYTLRMRLGLPNSGDKPTPATGRTVTSCVLLFFILTFFLWTLVIYGSDQVSGGARWAIMPFILIVIVLLFTLVVIILRQPENPTKLPYMAPCVPYVPIAAILVNIYLMLKLSSITWVRFVVWCSLGVLIYFSYGMWNSSLELSAREEEAHASSYQRYDTEVDDSFNVDEDFHPQEDDGVEGQYQGWAAEESGYQNQNQYDEPRSSYDYPPNSHKSRSKGRTNKGFEELVNEECSPE